In a single window of the Methylophaga frappieri genome:
- a CDS encoding transglycosylase SLT domain-containing protein, whose amino-acid sequence MKTPLMRLCKPLFLFAILLSYSLAGFAASDRETQRKTYEQARQSLQSNQLTEFQRLRNQLDDYPLQGYLDYLYLRQRLTMVNDDSVMAFLEKHEDTFYAERLRQAMLDKLAATKQWSSFLRFYQESASAQRQCQYTQALIHTGQHQLAQQSAKALWLVGYSQPKACDPVFTYLAANNAISDDMRWERLRLALRNNAFGLARYLAKTVNASATALAWTERWETIHQNPPVLLNQLPAQVDHNRISLANDVPLAREIILHGLHRLARQDPDKAWLQWQRLKDAYRFSDSDRQQIHRQIGLWAALNRSDNALRYFGETQNEPWRVRAALWQQNWPAVKMAIASLDDNLRQEAKWQYWLARSLYETGDKEAAAAIWRTISDARDYYAFLAADRLDLDYQMHDRDINASAAEQAEIRQTAGYQRLYEFFHLNEDLEARREVYYLQNVLSKRQLELLALETHRWGWHDQTIALLGRAQSWDPLDQRFPLVHTEAIQQAAKMNKLDNAWLIAIARRESAFNPTARSHAGALGLMQVMPATGRSTAKLLGQPLSSVSELLQPESNIRIGSRYLKQVYSDLQRNPVLATAAYNAGPHRVNRWLPTQQALPADIWAENIPFNETRHYIRAVMSYAAIFDYQLQQPITRLKQRMPDVQPVTP is encoded by the coding sequence ATGAAAACCCCGCTTATGCGTCTCTGCAAACCGTTATTTCTTTTCGCTATTTTGCTCAGTTATTCCTTAGCCGGATTCGCCGCCTCGGACCGGGAAACGCAACGTAAGACCTACGAACAGGCAAGGCAATCGCTTCAGTCAAATCAGTTAACCGAGTTTCAAAGACTGCGTAATCAACTAGACGATTACCCCTTACAAGGCTATCTCGACTACCTCTATTTACGACAAAGATTGACCATGGTGAATGATGACAGCGTCATGGCTTTTTTGGAAAAACATGAGGACACCTTTTACGCAGAACGACTTCGCCAAGCCATGCTCGATAAACTGGCAGCGACCAAACAATGGTCAAGCTTTTTAAGGTTTTATCAAGAATCTGCCTCCGCTCAACGTCAATGTCAGTATACCCAGGCCTTGATTCATACAGGTCAGCATCAACTCGCGCAGCAATCCGCCAAAGCACTCTGGCTGGTCGGTTACTCGCAACCCAAAGCCTGTGATCCTGTCTTCACCTATCTGGCAGCCAATAATGCGATCAGCGATGACATGCGCTGGGAACGACTGCGCCTAGCGTTGCGTAATAATGCGTTTGGACTGGCGCGTTATCTGGCTAAAACGGTTAATGCCAGTGCCACCGCACTTGCTTGGACAGAACGCTGGGAAACGATCCACCAAAATCCCCCCGTGTTGTTGAATCAGTTACCGGCCCAAGTTGATCACAACCGTATCAGTCTGGCCAATGATGTGCCGCTTGCCCGAGAAATTATCCTGCATGGGCTACATCGACTTGCCAGACAAGATCCCGATAAAGCCTGGCTGCAATGGCAAAGACTCAAAGATGCCTATCGTTTTTCAGACAGTGATCGACAACAAATCCACCGTCAAATTGGGCTTTGGGCAGCATTAAACCGTAGCGACAATGCCCTGCGCTATTTCGGTGAAACACAAAATGAACCATGGCGTGTCCGCGCCGCTTTATGGCAACAAAACTGGCCTGCAGTGAAAATGGCGATTGCCAGTCTTGATGACAATCTGCGTCAAGAAGCCAAGTGGCAATATTGGCTGGCAAGGAGTCTGTATGAGACCGGTGATAAAGAAGCTGCAGCCGCGATTTGGCGAACCATAAGTGACGCGCGTGATTATTATGCCTTCCTCGCAGCAGACCGGCTTGATCTGGATTATCAGATGCACGACCGGGATATTAATGCGAGTGCAGCGGAACAAGCTGAAATCCGCCAAACAGCTGGCTATCAGCGGCTTTATGAATTCTTTCATCTCAATGAAGATTTAGAAGCACGGCGCGAAGTCTATTATTTACAAAACGTGCTCAGTAAACGCCAGTTAGAATTACTCGCGCTAGAAACCCACCGATGGGGATGGCATGATCAGACCATTGCCTTATTAGGCCGCGCGCAATCCTGGGATCCACTGGATCAACGTTTTCCTCTGGTCCATACCGAAGCAATACAACAGGCAGCGAAAATGAATAAGCTGGATAACGCTTGGTTAATCGCAATTGCCAGACGAGAAAGTGCTTTTAATCCCACGGCACGCTCTCATGCCGGTGCGCTCGGGCTCATGCAAGTCATGCCCGCAACCGGGCGCAGCACAGCGAAGCTACTGGGGCAGCCACTCAGTTCAGTATCGGAATTATTACAACCAGAGAGCAATATTCGTATTGGCAGTCGGTATCTCAAGCAAGTGTACTCAGATCTACAACGTAATCCGGTTCTGGCAACGGCGGCCTATAATGCCGGGCCACATCGTGTCAATCGTTGGCTGCCAACTCAGCAAGCCTTGCCAGCCGATATTTGGGCAGAAAATATTCCCTTTAATGAAACTCGGCACTATATTCGTGCAGTCATGAGTTACGCGGCTATTTTTGATTACCAATTGCAACAACCAATCACTCGGCTAAAACAGCGTATGCCGGATGTGCAGCCGGTAACACCGTAA
- a CDS encoding multifunctional CCA addition/repair protein produces the protein MQTYRVGGCVRDRLLGLPVKDQDWVVVGADVTTMLKAGFRPVGKDFPVFLHPETHEEYALARTERKTAPGYHGFHFHAAPDVTLEADLQRRDLTINAMAETDTGEIIDPYGGQADLQAGLLRHVSPAFAEDPVRVLRLARFAARFGFSVAEETSTLIQTMIEAGELHHLVAERVWQETAKALAEPNPSQFFMTLRDVGALPILFPEIDQLFGVPQDPKWHPEIDTGLHTMLVLDQAAQLSDKLSVRFAALCHDLGKGTTPSASLPAHPDHEARGIILTDALCQRLRVPNDLHQLARKVAEWHTHFHRLYELTATQILELLEQLDSFRRPSLFEDFLLVGEADFRGRPGYRDQPLKNNTFLMACFQAANAISAQAFVAQGLTGADIGKAIRQARITAIDALLNQQNNE, from the coding sequence ATGCAAACGTATCGAGTTGGCGGCTGTGTTCGTGATCGATTGCTGGGATTACCGGTAAAAGATCAAGACTGGGTTGTCGTTGGTGCCGATGTCACTACCATGCTAAAAGCGGGGTTTCGTCCCGTTGGCAAAGATTTTCCCGTTTTTTTGCATCCTGAAACGCACGAAGAATATGCACTGGCCAGAACCGAGCGTAAAACGGCACCAGGCTATCATGGCTTTCACTTCCATGCTGCCCCGGATGTCACGTTAGAAGCGGATCTGCAACGACGGGATCTGACCATTAATGCCATGGCTGAAACTGACACCGGTGAAATCATTGATCCCTATGGCGGTCAAGCCGATTTACAAGCCGGTTTATTGCGACATGTTTCCCCTGCTTTTGCTGAGGATCCGGTTCGAGTTCTGCGCTTGGCTCGATTTGCGGCGCGTTTTGGATTTTCTGTGGCCGAAGAAACCAGCACCCTGATTCAAACCATGATTGAGGCGGGAGAATTACATCATCTGGTAGCTGAGCGTGTCTGGCAGGAAACCGCCAAAGCCCTCGCTGAACCGAACCCTTCTCAATTTTTTATGACATTACGGGATGTCGGCGCATTGCCAATTTTATTTCCGGAAATTGATCAATTATTTGGTGTCCCGCAAGATCCAAAATGGCATCCAGAGATTGATACCGGCTTGCACACCATGCTGGTGCTAGATCAGGCGGCGCAATTAAGTGACAAGCTGAGTGTTAGATTTGCCGCCTTATGTCACGACTTAGGCAAAGGCACCACCCCGTCCGCATCGTTACCCGCACATCCAGATCATGAAGCGCGGGGTATCATTTTAACGGATGCACTTTGTCAGCGACTTCGTGTGCCTAACGACTTGCATCAGTTGGCACGTAAGGTGGCCGAATGGCACACCCACTTTCATCGCCTATATGAGCTGACTGCCACACAAATTCTGGAACTACTTGAACAGCTGGATAGCTTTCGTCGGCCTAGCCTGTTTGAGGATTTTCTATTGGTCGGAGAAGCTGATTTCAGAGGCCGCCCGGGGTACCGTGATCAACCCTTGAAAAATAATACCTTCCTGATGGCTTGCTTTCAGGCTGCTAACGCTATTTCAGCACAGGCATTTGTTGCGCAAGGATTGACTGGAGCAGATATTGGTAAAGCCATTCGACAAGCAAGAATCACCGCCATCGATGCTCTTCTGAATCAACAGAATAACGAATAG
- the mch gene encoding methenyltetrahydromethanopterin cyclohydrolase, whose translation MTALSANWTSVNASCQPLVDELINQADALQLIISTLSNGTRIVDAGIKAVGGLEAGRRIGEICMAGLGTATLGSHSGFNDWPWSVTVHTQTPVLSCLGSQYAGWSLSHKSDDIKFYALGSGPGRSLAGREELFKELDYQDKADATVIVLEVDQMPPVEIADKIADNCGIAPENLTLILTPTTSLAGVMQIAIRVLEVALHKAHTLHFPLEKIVDGFGTTPVAPPGGDFMTAMGRTNDAILYGGTVHLFVNASDDEAQQLAESMPSNTSSDYGRPFGEIFKSYEYDFFKIDPMLFSPARVIITNQQSGKSFTAGELNSKLLHQSFGL comes from the coding sequence ATGACTGCCCTTTCCGCTAACTGGACCAGTGTCAACGCGAGCTGTCAGCCTCTGGTTGATGAGTTAATTAATCAAGCCGATGCTTTGCAACTGATTATCAGTACACTCAGTAATGGTACTCGCATTGTTGATGCTGGCATCAAAGCCGTTGGTGGCCTCGAGGCTGGTCGCCGAATTGGCGAAATTTGTATGGCAGGTCTTGGCACCGCGACCCTAGGTAGCCACAGTGGCTTTAATGACTGGCCTTGGTCTGTCACGGTGCATACTCAAACACCCGTACTGAGCTGTCTTGGCAGTCAGTACGCAGGGTGGAGTCTGTCACATAAATCTGATGACATTAAATTTTATGCCCTAGGCTCTGGTCCCGGCCGGTCTTTAGCGGGTCGTGAAGAATTATTTAAAGAACTGGACTATCAGGACAAAGCCGATGCAACGGTTATCGTTCTGGAAGTTGATCAGATGCCACCTGTCGAGATCGCCGATAAAATCGCCGACAATTGTGGTATTGCTCCTGAAAATCTGACCTTAATTTTGACCCCGACTACTAGTCTTGCCGGTGTTATGCAGATTGCGATTCGTGTCCTGGAGGTCGCATTACATAAAGCCCATACATTGCACTTCCCTCTTGAGAAAATTGTTGATGGTTTTGGCACCACACCCGTTGCTCCTCCTGGCGGTGATTTTATGACCGCTATGGGCAGAACCAATGATGCTATTTTGTATGGTGGTACAGTGCATTTGTTCGTCAACGCTTCAGATGATGAGGCGCAGCAACTGGCTGAAAGTATGCCCAGCAACACCTCTTCCGATTATGGTCGTCCGTTTGGTGAGATTTTCAAATCATACGAATACGACTTTTTCAAAATCGATCCAATGCTGTTCAGCCCGGCACGTGTGATTATCACCAATCAGCAGTCCGGTAAGAGTTTTACCGCAGGCGAATTAAACAGCAAACTGCTGCATCAATCGTTTGGCTTGTAA
- a CDS encoding ATP-grasp domain-containing protein encodes MKPFRVAIFNDTHGWHSEQLIAAFVRHNMEAVLTDLALCRIDLAQSPGITIPGFEQGGLPDAVMVRGIAPGSLEQITLRMDILHTLAELGVPVLNPARVIELTVDKARTSLRLHQAGLRTPMTWACEDRDQAMSIVRRELAAGYQLVMKPLFGCQGKGIIRINHLDQLDLIAPVGHAFYLQRYISPAQQDYWQDWRLMVIRGHVVASMTRQSDSWITNFAQGARCLPAVATDEMKALAVSAAQAVEAPYAGVDLIQDPDGHFSVLEVNSVPAWKGLYLATGQDIAGALANMVAESISATIKQTPDYAL; translated from the coding sequence GTGAAACCTTTTCGGGTTGCTATTTTTAATGATACCCATGGCTGGCACAGTGAACAGCTAATCGCTGCGTTCGTCCGTCATAATATGGAAGCAGTTCTTACCGATCTGGCGCTATGCCGGATTGATCTTGCTCAATCGCCCGGCATCACCATTCCCGGCTTTGAGCAAGGAGGACTGCCCGATGCGGTAATGGTGCGAGGCATCGCACCGGGCAGTCTGGAGCAGATCACACTGCGTATGGATATCTTGCATACCTTGGCTGAACTTGGCGTTCCTGTGTTAAATCCAGCACGCGTTATTGAGCTCACGGTGGATAAGGCGCGAACCAGTCTGCGTTTGCATCAAGCTGGTCTTCGCACCCCCATGACATGGGCGTGTGAAGACCGCGATCAAGCCATGTCTATTGTGCGTCGAGAACTGGCGGCGGGATACCAGCTGGTGATGAAACCCTTATTTGGCTGCCAAGGCAAAGGCATTATCCGTATTAACCACCTCGATCAATTGGATTTAATCGCCCCTGTTGGTCACGCATTTTACCTGCAACGCTATATTTCGCCGGCACAGCAAGATTATTGGCAGGATTGGCGTTTGATGGTTATTCGCGGTCATGTTGTGGCGAGTATGACCCGTCAATCTGATAGTTGGATCACCAATTTTGCCCAAGGGGCACGATGCCTACCCGCCGTTGCCACCGATGAAATGAAGGCACTTGCTGTCAGTGCAGCACAAGCGGTTGAAGCCCCTTATGCAGGGGTAGATTTAATTCAGGATCCGGACGGACATTTCAGTGTGCTGGAAGTCAACAGTGTGCCAGCCTGGAAAGGCTTATATCTCGCAACGGGTCAGGATATTGCTGGCGCCTTGGCCAACATGGTTGCGGAATCTATTTCAGCAACCATCAAGCAAACACCTGATTATGCTCTCTGA
- a CDS encoding triphosphoribosyl-dephospho-CoA synthase, with translation MLSETDLATCIRRACELEVMAPKPGNVNPQSDGHDMLIDDFLRSAAAIAPVMARPEFTVGERILAGVQATRKVVNCNTNLGIILLFAPIIQAVYQSRHFLDIRPMLRHVLATLTVYDAELSYQAIQLAEAGGLGKQVDQDISRKPTITLLAAMKLAENRDTIARQYTNNFNEVWEIAFKQLTKALNCGEKVEWAAAFAYLNVLARVPDTLISRKYSRRLAQSTSEQAQRFIAKMTQIASIHSLQDEFHDWDQQLKRQAINPGTTADMIAAALLLHQLSETADANRISVAQCI, from the coding sequence ATGCTCTCTGAAACGGATTTAGCGACCTGTATTCGCCGTGCCTGTGAACTGGAAGTGATGGCCCCCAAACCAGGAAATGTGAATCCTCAAAGTGATGGCCACGATATGCTGATTGACGATTTCCTGCGCAGTGCAGCAGCCATTGCGCCCGTCATGGCTCGCCCCGAATTCACTGTTGGTGAGCGTATTCTGGCTGGCGTTCAGGCGACACGAAAGGTGGTCAACTGCAATACAAATTTAGGGATTATTCTTTTATTCGCCCCCATTATTCAGGCTGTTTATCAATCACGCCACTTTTTAGACATCCGACCGATGCTGCGTCATGTTTTAGCAACATTAACTGTTTATGATGCTGAGCTAAGTTATCAGGCGATTCAGCTAGCTGAAGCTGGGGGATTAGGAAAACAGGTTGACCAAGATATTAGCCGCAAGCCGACAATTACCCTGCTGGCAGCCATGAAATTAGCTGAAAACCGAGACACCATTGCTCGGCAATACACTAATAATTTCAATGAAGTATGGGAAATCGCTTTCAAGCAATTGACAAAGGCGTTGAATTGTGGAGAAAAAGTTGAATGGGCTGCGGCTTTCGCGTATCTTAATGTTTTAGCACGTGTACCAGACACATTGATTAGCCGTAAATATTCACGGCGACTCGCTCAGTCAACATCTGAACAGGCGCAACGCTTTATTGCAAAAATGACACAGATAGCCTCCATCCATTCATTGCAAGATGAGTTCCATGACTGGGACCAACAACTCAAACGTCAAGCCATCAATCCCGGAACAACTGCCGACATGATTGCAGCCGCTTTGCTGCTACATCAGCTTTCCGAGACAGCTGACGCTAACCGAATTTCAGTAGCTCAATGCATCTAG
- the fae gene encoding formaldehyde-activating enzyme, giving the protein MPVIDRVLVGESLVIEDGDLDNVAHIDLLMGPRGSAAEDAFCRTMTDQKQGVNGLLAVVAPNLMVKPATVMFNKVTIKNMKQAVQMFGPAQRGVSVAVAECVEDGTIPASEADDCFICVGVFISPTADSDEKIQDWNYRATKEAIKRAVAREPKAADVVAQYKSSEHPFGAK; this is encoded by the coding sequence ATGCCAGTAATCGATCGCGTACTCGTAGGTGAATCTCTGGTCATCGAAGACGGTGACCTCGATAACGTTGCTCACATTGACTTGCTAATGGGCCCACGTGGCTCAGCTGCAGAAGATGCCTTTTGCCGTACCATGACGGATCAGAAACAAGGTGTTAACGGTCTGTTGGCCGTTGTTGCTCCTAATCTGATGGTAAAACCCGCTACCGTCATGTTTAACAAGGTCACCATCAAAAACATGAAACAAGCGGTGCAAATGTTTGGTCCTGCGCAACGAGGCGTTTCCGTCGCTGTCGCAGAATGTGTTGAAGATGGGACTATTCCGGCATCCGAAGCAGATGATTGCTTTATTTGTGTTGGCGTCTTTATTTCACCAACAGCGGACAGTGATGAAAAGATCCAGGATTGGAACTACCGTGCAACGAAAGAGGCGATTAAACGTGCCGTTGCGCGTGAGCCTAAAGCAGCAGACGTTGTTGCACAATACAAATCTAGTGAGCATCCTTTCGGCGCAAAATAA
- a CDS encoding HisA/HisF-related TIM barrel protein, whose protein sequence is MKIIPVIDVKAGQVVMANGKNRADYPLLRSIITPHTTPTKVVADLLDFHDFDTLYIADLDSIMGNQFNWHFYQDLAACFPQLTIWLDAGLKSTDLLAKAAPRKNVQWVAASETCAYNGMPERQHPWVLSLDFKGDQLLGDAHWLDCVENWPQSIIVMDLDRVGKQQGPGMSRLKTLMAGRVEQNWIASGGVRHVQDLHTLHLSGVKAVLLASALHHGVLNKQHLLASESWT, encoded by the coding sequence ATGAAGATTATACCGGTCATTGATGTCAAGGCGGGGCAAGTTGTCATGGCCAATGGCAAAAATCGAGCTGACTATCCTTTACTGCGTTCCATCATAACGCCGCATACGACGCCGACTAAGGTAGTAGCGGATTTATTGGACTTTCATGACTTTGATACCCTTTATATTGCTGATTTGGATAGTATTATGGGCAATCAGTTTAACTGGCATTTTTATCAGGATTTGGCGGCCTGTTTTCCGCAGCTGACCATTTGGCTGGATGCCGGTTTGAAAAGCACAGATTTGCTGGCTAAAGCTGCGCCAAGAAAAAATGTGCAGTGGGTGGCTGCGTCTGAGACGTGTGCCTACAATGGTATGCCTGAAAGACAACATCCTTGGGTGTTATCGTTGGATTTCAAAGGGGATCAATTACTGGGTGACGCCCATTGGTTGGACTGCGTTGAAAACTGGCCGCAGTCAATTATTGTCATGGATCTGGATAGAGTAGGAAAACAGCAGGGACCGGGCATGTCGCGCCTGAAAACGTTAATGGCAGGTCGGGTGGAGCAAAACTGGATTGCGTCTGGTGGGGTTCGACATGTTCAGGATCTCCATACCTTACACCTGAGTGGGGTAAAGGCGGTGTTGTTGGCCAGTGCCTTACATCACGGCGTTTTAAATAAACAGCATCTTCTGGCGAGTGAATCTTGGACATAA
- a CDS encoding ATP-grasp domain-containing protein, which yields MQILILEYFTSGAAGLNPDPALTAEGDAMLQALIMDLQNTPFNLTTLRAQSLLPLAGAAHQWVGDLTEFPALLAAQLEQAEATLIIAPETNHILYDMARIVTDSTSQWLGCTPEAIFICTDKMLCAEHLERAGITTITGQLAIDWLAQPAFSGPFICKPRDGAGCVETYFFNDAKALQTHLEQSSHQDLTQQLVQPYLTGQSLSLCLFISDSTCQVLSLNRQQIEKQAGQLHFHHVETGIDYPSSFSQQDAQQLAKQLHRAIPGLWGFIGVDLLHSAERTYLIEVNPRLTTAFNHVPKLGISSSQLLLEALPS from the coding sequence ATGCAAATACTCATTCTTGAATATTTTACCAGTGGTGCAGCCGGCCTTAATCCGGATCCAGCCCTGACCGCCGAAGGCGATGCCATGCTGCAAGCTTTAATCATGGATCTACAGAATACGCCTTTCAATCTCACCACACTGCGAGCGCAATCTCTATTGCCATTAGCAGGCGCAGCACACCAGTGGGTCGGCGATCTGACAGAATTTCCTGCGCTGTTGGCAGCGCAACTTGAACAAGCAGAAGCGACGTTAATCATAGCTCCGGAAACCAATCATATCCTCTACGACATGGCCAGAATCGTAACCGACTCAACCAGTCAATGGCTTGGTTGCACGCCTGAGGCTATTTTTATTTGTACAGATAAAATGCTTTGTGCAGAACACTTGGAACGGGCCGGTATCACAACTATCACTGGCCAATTAGCCATAGACTGGCTGGCGCAACCGGCATTTTCAGGTCCGTTCATTTGTAAACCCCGTGATGGCGCAGGCTGCGTTGAAACTTATTTTTTTAATGATGCAAAAGCCTTACAGACCCACCTGGAACAATCCTCACATCAGGATTTGACTCAACAACTGGTACAACCCTATCTAACAGGGCAGTCACTCAGTCTGTGTTTATTTATCAGTGACTCAACTTGTCAGGTGTTATCACTCAACCGACAGCAAATAGAAAAACAAGCCGGACAACTTCATTTCCATCATGTTGAAACCGGGATTGATTATCCAAGTAGCTTTAGCCAGCAGGATGCTCAGCAATTGGCCAAGCAACTGCACCGTGCTATTCCTGGACTATGGGGATTTATCGGGGTTGACTTGCTGCATAGTGCTGAGAGGACATACCTCATTGAGGTGAATCCGCGCCTGACAACCGCCTTTAATCACGTGCCAAAACTTGGCATTTCTTCCTCACAATTGCTCCTTGAGGCGTTACCTTCATGA
- a CDS encoding hydantoinase/oxoprolinase family protein, which translates to MTRYYSGWDIGGAHLKVSRCNAAGEIIHSREWVCPLWRGIQELDKLVNQVLSELNNENDFHFLTLTGESADCFRDRQHGVNEILSCIGKQIAAEKCRVFSASDRWLSLSAAQQNWHQVASMNWLATASWLGQHIESGLLVDIGSTTTDIIAIKHHRPALAGLTDQARLRSGELVYTGVIRTPLIALAQQVPFAGYQQHVANELFATTGDIWRICHALPATIQDISADGQSWQLAHCRQRLARMVGTDAGQFTAEQWLTLANWYAEQQLQQLIVSANQVVQQHSLGDEDPIIAVGIGHFLAKRLAKALHRPIQSLNKNLSQQAAIGAPASALALLGWRQFT; encoded by the coding sequence ATGACCAGATATTACTCAGGCTGGGATATCGGAGGGGCACATCTCAAAGTTAGCCGGTGCAATGCTGCTGGCGAAATTATCCATAGCCGGGAATGGGTTTGTCCTCTTTGGCGGGGTATTCAAGAGCTAGACAAATTAGTCAATCAAGTCTTATCAGAACTCAATAATGAAAATGATTTTCACTTTTTGACCCTGACCGGGGAGTCAGCAGACTGTTTCAGGGATCGGCAACATGGTGTCAATGAGATTCTTTCTTGCATCGGAAAACAAATTGCAGCGGAAAAATGTCGGGTATTTAGTGCCTCAGACCGCTGGTTGTCCCTGTCAGCAGCACAGCAAAACTGGCATCAAGTCGCCTCCATGAACTGGCTGGCAACCGCCAGTTGGCTCGGACAACATATTGAGTCTGGTTTGCTGGTTGATATTGGCAGTACCACAACCGATATCATTGCCATCAAACATCATCGACCAGCATTAGCCGGGTTGACAGATCAAGCCCGTCTACGCAGTGGTGAGTTGGTTTATACCGGTGTGATAAGAACCCCTTTAATTGCCCTGGCCCAACAGGTGCCATTTGCTGGCTATCAACAACACGTCGCTAATGAGCTTTTTGCCACTACCGGTGATATCTGGCGCATATGTCATGCGTTACCGGCAACCATTCAGGATATTTCTGCAGATGGACAAAGTTGGCAGCTGGCGCATTGTCGGCAAAGGCTGGCCAGAATGGTAGGGACTGACGCCGGGCAGTTCACCGCAGAACAATGGCTGACTCTGGCAAATTGGTATGCCGAACAGCAACTCCAACAGTTAATTGTCAGTGCAAACCAAGTCGTACAGCAGCATTCATTGGGAGATGAGGATCCCATCATTGCGGTTGGTATTGGTCATTTTTTAGCTAAACGCTTGGCAAAAGCGCTTCATCGCCCGATTCAGTCTCTGAATAAAAATCTGTCTCAACAGGCGGCCATCGGTGCCCCAGCCAGTGCACTAGCACTTCTTGGCTGGCGACAGTTCACGTAA
- the pabB gene encoding aminodeoxychorismate synthase component I yields MSSPTLRIIELPYRADSADYFSSIRDLPWPIFLDSAGVQHYGGRYDILSADPFITLKTTGEQTVVQHRHQPAKTYQDDPFWILQSHLQRYPVASKSAPFTGGAMGYFAYDLARRIEHLPSLARAEENLPEMAVGLYDWALVVDHQQQLCHLYSHGFDPLRAQNLADIQQRLAQPKKTVPSFQVSGELRCNLDKAAYQQAFSKIQHYIREGDCYQVNLAKRFEIAASGDPWQAYRQLRQRNAAPFSAFFAIPEAAILSSSPERLLQVRAGHIETKPIKGTRPRDLTNPENDEKQAKALMNSAKDQAENLMIVDLLRNDLGKVCMPGSIAVPKAFQLESFATVHHLVSTITGKLAKNQSAAALLRACFPGGSITGAPKLRAMQIIEELEPHRRGVYCGSIAYLGFDGNMDSSITIRTLVFNQQRLRFWAGGGIVADSDCEAEHQEVLDKAAAMLDLVTLLRS; encoded by the coding sequence ATGAGCTCACCGACCCTGCGTATCATTGAACTGCCCTACCGGGCAGACAGTGCAGATTATTTTTCCTCTATTCGAGATTTGCCTTGGCCAATATTTCTGGACAGTGCTGGTGTGCAACATTATGGCGGCCGTTACGATATTCTCAGTGCCGATCCGTTTATCACGCTGAAAACGACTGGTGAACAGACTGTTGTGCAACACCGCCACCAGCCAGCGAAAACGTATCAGGATGACCCTTTCTGGATACTGCAAAGCCACTTGCAACGTTACCCTGTGGCATCGAAGTCAGCACCTTTTACCGGCGGTGCCATGGGGTATTTTGCCTATGATTTGGCTCGGCGGATTGAGCATTTACCCAGCCTTGCACGCGCTGAAGAAAATTTACCCGAAATGGCAGTAGGCCTCTATGACTGGGCCTTGGTTGTTGATCATCAACAACAGCTTTGCCATTTGTATAGTCATGGCTTTGATCCACTTCGCGCACAAAATCTGGCTGATATTCAACAGCGTCTTGCTCAGCCCAAAAAGACGGTTCCTTCTTTTCAGGTCAGTGGCGAATTACGTTGTAATCTTGATAAAGCCGCCTATCAGCAAGCATTTTCAAAAATTCAGCACTATATTCGCGAAGGTGACTGCTATCAGGTTAACCTCGCTAAACGTTTTGAAATTGCCGCATCAGGCGATCCTTGGCAAGCCTACCGTCAACTGCGTCAGCGTAACGCGGCACCCTTCTCGGCTTTTTTTGCTATCCCCGAAGCTGCTATCTTGAGTTCCTCACCGGAAAGGCTCTTACAAGTCCGTGCAGGACACATTGAAACCAAACCGATAAAAGGCACCCGGCCTCGTGATTTGACCAACCCGGAAAACGACGAAAAACAAGCGAAAGCACTGATGAACAGTGCCAAAGATCAAGCGGAGAATCTGATGATCGTTGATTTACTTCGCAACGATTTGGGCAAGGTTTGTATGCCGGGCAGCATTGCCGTCCCCAAAGCATTTCAACTGGAAAGCTTTGCAACCGTTCACCACCTTGTCAGTACCATTACGGGGAAATTGGCCAAAAATCAGTCTGCGGCCGCTTTATTACGCGCCTGTTTTCCTGGCGGCTCTATCACCGGCGCGCCCAAACTGCGCGCCATGCAAATCATCGAAGAACTCGAACCACATCGGCGTGGGGTCTATTGTGGCAGCATCGCCTATCTTGGCTTTGATGGCAATATGGATAGCAGCATTACCATTCGAACTCTGGTATTTAACCAGCAGCGCTTACGGTTTTGGGCTGGTGGCGGCATTGTTGCCGACTCTGATTGTGAAGCTGAGCATCAGGAAGTGCTTGATAAGGCTGCCGCCATGTTGGATCTGGTGACGTTATTGCGATCATGA